The Oreochromis aureus strain Israel breed Guangdong linkage group 7, ZZ_aureus, whole genome shotgun sequence region AGTGCAGTGCCTTCTGCTCAGGCTTCACCTGGTCCACTTTACACCCAATCTGCTCAAGACCTGGTCCACAAATTACCGTTTCCACTTtgcacacaaatctttttttttttttttttttaaacatcagttTTCTCTCTAGTCTAGTCTcaatgcagtgtgtgtgtctctatgtctgtgtgtgtgtttgtatatttttttaatcacccAGTACCTCAAAAGTCCAGCTGTGAAGTACAAGAGTTTGTTTTTCTACCAATTAGCCAATAGAAAAAGAGATCCACAAAATTTACAAAtgtccatttttttcttcttttctcctgaattccctttttcttttttagagaaaaaaaaaagtagttcgtggatggagcagctctacTGGATTCCCCTGAAGAGACACATTGCAAAAACCATGGCAAAAAGCTgaggaaagagggaaagaaaaagaaataataatcacACATACAGAAAGAGACTGTTCAAAATCCCCCGTCCCAAACTGttaatagaaataaatacaCTGTACTCATTTTAAAAAACCACTATGTTCTGTGATACTGAATTTTAACACAAGGTGGCGATGTTGCTATTCAAAAAGCATAACACTGGCGTATTCAGGTAAATAGCCTTGGGTTAAAGCAGCCTTGCAAATTTTCTAAAATGAATATTCAGAATACActggaggcaaaaaaaaaaaaaagttgcataTTTGAAAACTCGCTCGTACCTCAATGGTTAGCACCACAATGGCCAGGGCTCCAGCCACATAGATGTACAATTCGAAGTAGTCAACTACTGCAGAGTAACAACCCTGTGGACACAAAGACGTGACACTCAGCAGAGAATCAATAGGCTATAAATTTGCAGAATTACAGAGACAATTAAAGTAACATCACAGCTTCAACTGAGTGAGAGTCTGAACAAAGGCCTGGCTGAATGAGTGGGAAGAAGGGCCTCCAGCCTCACTGACTTTTAATGAGAGCTCTTTGTGTGAATGAACAGAGCGAGGCACACGGTGGATATCTCTCATTGTTCTAATGGGCCGAAAAACAACAGGTGGAGACTGCAGTAAAAAAGCTCTTCCTATCAGCTTTCACTGTAATTACACTCAAGGCTTCCTTTGTGCACATGGAAGCCATGTGAGCAGGGATGTGGgcatgcacgtgtgtgtgtgtatatctcacacaaatcacacacacatacacacatccaGACACATACATAGCGCTGTTGTCTCTGTGCTCTACTGCACAGTAAGATGGTCTTCTGTGACacccaaaacacagaaaagcactaATCAGCCATGGAGGAGTCAGCTAGTCCCTGGATGTCACCCCTCAACCGTCTTCAGCTCTAATTAAGCCTTGAGGAGGTTTAGAagaagggggagagagagagaaagagagagagtgagagagagagcgagaaagagcaagagagagcgagagagcgagagagcgagGTCTTGACATGGTAGATGTGAAAAGTTACCTTATTATTACGGAACATCATATTGCCCGATAAGCACTGCTCCTGGCTGGTATAGGCTGACTCGGCAGTCTGACCGGCACGCTGGCAGCAGGCTTCTGGCACCACATGATTTTGGTTCATCATCCTGAACATGCTTTCCTTAAAATCCTCTGGGCTGTTCACCCCACAGCAGTCAAACTgagaggaaggagaagaagaagcccTTATTGTTAAGCGCCCGTTTGCGCACTGGCCTGTGGTCCACTGTGTGCGTGTGGCAATTCAGCATGAATATTGACCTAAATGTCTCTGATTTAACTATAAAATATAGCCCTGGCTGTTAACCTTAACGTTTCCACACACTGTTTGGTGGAAAGGGTGAGTCGGTAAAAGCTGCATTACGTCAGCTCTCTGCCATGTGTGCGGTGGTCTTACTGTAGTCATGATGGCGTTCCATGTGGAGGTGAAGACGTCACTGTTATTGTAGCCCTGATAATGTTTCTTCAGCTCTTTGGTGAAGTACTCTCTGGTCAGCTAAAGCGACAGCACACAGGTTAGTGTCACACAGATAACATCAGTTTCTTCAGATGATTTCACCGAATTCTGGGTTGGGCTGAGTGTCATTTATATTAGGGAACTGCGCTAACTTAAGACATTAAAGTCTTCTCAGGGAAATCTGGTGGTGCTACGGCAAAATCTAGTGGTGTGCAGTTACAAAGAAATGAGCTCACCAGCAATCTGCTCCTCATATGTGTTTGGGGCTACAGACTCGAGGCTAGATTAGGCGAAATCTTTGTGGTCACACGCATAATGAGTAATGTACCAAACAGGTTTTGACATGAAGAATTAGATTGCATCTCTGGTTGCTGAACAGAATTTGATCCCAATTTTTAACTGTGCATCACAAGCACAACATTATTATAGGAATGCAATGCTATAAATACAAACAGTTATACAATACCTGAATGCAGTCAAAAGAAATTTTCAGAATCATGATTTAAATTAGCAACTGTCAGGTCCGGAAATACAAAAAGTAAGAATCTGAGTCCTTGCGTTTTGACACTCAGCCCAACTGCAGACTTGTGATCAAAGGTGGGGTGAACTTTTTAAGAAACTTACATGCTCCCGGAATATGAAGGCTAGGATGGCAGCAGCCAGCTCTGCTAAGAAGATCAGGAGGATGAGCATGAAGAACTGCAGTaagacaaaaggaaaaaggaaagggTGAGAAAGAGTATGACAAGGTAGATGAGAGTGAAGACAAAAGTGCATGttcatgtgtttaaaaaagaaaaagaaagaaaaggaaaaggaaaaatcacATTTTGGTGGTGCTCACTTCACTCAGCATTAACTATTGATGATGACCAAAGCACAAAGACAACATACAAAGGCATTTTGCTCTTTTGGCTTTCTGTTTCAAGACTGACAGAGAGAAtaatcaacacacacacacacacacacacacccgcacacacacacgagcgGTAACACAGCTATGTTTCGACTTTGTCAGCCAACTCACAAAGAGGAGCAGACACTTGTTTTCACGGATGGCTCCACAGCAGCCCAGGAAGCCGAGGAGAAAAAGCATGCCTCCCATACCAAGGATGATGTAGACACCGGTGAATAGCAGGGGGTTGGTTGCTACGATTTCCCTGAACCCTGTGGGGTCCACCAGTACCCACACTCCCACTCCGAGGAGGAAAGAGCCCCCCAGCTGATAACGACAAAAGGGAAAAAGTACATTACTTAGACAAAATAGAAATCGACAATTCAGAAGATATAGTAGCTTTGTATCCCCAGCAACTCAAAACATTCAACCAGTGGTCATacagtgacttttttttcctccactgtTAGCTATGCAAATACCAGAGAGGTTGGAGgtaaagctaaaataaaaggCTGGGTATCTGCAGAGCCACAGTACCTCAGTGGGGGTATGGGTGGATAAATCTACCCCCTTGAACTACTCCTCCCAGCCTCCCCACCAGCTAAAGAAATGCAATGAGCTTCCATCCTTTCCCATCCTCCCTTTAATAAAATCCTCTCTGCAGCCACTGTGGGGTGACTCATGTGATTAAGAAAAGAAGATATTGAGTCAGGGGGAATAGATCTGAGCTTCCAACATTTTTACCCCAATCCCCTTCTTCCTGTCACCTGAGGCTTGCGCACAAATGATAGCCACTCTGTGGTATGAGGAGAAGCAGCAGCCATTTTCAAGGCACCGGGCTTTAAAAGAAATGCTGCCGAGTTACACGAGTGTGAAACGGCCTTAGATagacacacttaaaaaaaaaaaaaaaaaaaaagctgtgaaaaGTAGTTGTTACAGTGATGCCGACAGTCAAGTTCATTCTTTGCTCTGCTGGTTGCATTATTACCCCAGCCTTGAGCAACCTCATCTAAACAGAGACTCTAAATGGTTTGGTTGTGCTTAATAAAGCAGGAAAAGAGACAAACCTTCTTACTCTGACCCTCCCCCGCTTTACGGCTTCAGACTAACAGGATTACCCTTGATTGTCTGATCAAGACCGATAAACTCAGGTGCCAGTCACAAACTCCACATGGCACAATGTGCCTCAGATGTGTGTCAGCACACTAAAATTTAATCAAAAGAGAATTTGATAGAATCAAGATTGCCTCATCTAATGAAATGCAAATGTGGCTCCATTAGTCAGTCAGGCGGGGAGCACGCAGAAGCCCATCTTAAATCATTAGATTGACGCAAACTTCAGAGACGGCCAGATTAAGTGTCTTTGagaaagagatgaaaaaaatactcacaaagaTGAGGAAATTGAAGACAAACATGAGGTACTTGATGCAGCTGAGACAGTCCCCCTCCATGGTCGTCCCCCGTGCTGAAGCCTCTCCCTGCccctgaaagaaaaaacattaaacaacatAAAACGCGCCACTTAATGACTCCTGCCAAATGCTCACAGTATTCCCCACTTTCCTGCACCCTGGATAAGCATTACGCTGAAACTGCCAAGAAAAGGATGCTCTGCCAAAACCTGCTCACATTCTTAATGAGTTCTGTCAGtcaaacacacagcacacacacgcacgcctGTCAGCTGATTTGGTCCAATTTCAGATGAAAATCCTCATATTATCCCTTTAGGTGCATTGTCCCCAGCAATAGTCCTGGAAATCCCTAAGCAACTACGAGATTAGGCAGCACAATGTCAACCTATCTGACACATCTTATTTTAGCGTGCTCTCAAACTTAGCCGCCTGTCAGCTCCTCCTGTCTCCGGAAAAATGGCAACCCTATGTTAGTGCGACTGGAGGGGACGTCCATCTCTGAAGCATTTTAAGGAAATGAGTCCTGACTGGGGCTCCATGTTCATTAACCGACATGGGATGGCCTTTGCTatggaacttcttcttcttcttaatgtAATGAGAGGTCTTGTGCTCCCATCAGCCACCCCTCCatctgacacaaacacactttgctTGATGAAGACCCATCCTAGAAGCACTCCTGGTTAATGAAGAACACCTCTCCTGCATTAGCAGACAACACTGGGTGgcgttgtgtgtgtgcgggGTGGGGTGTCTAAGAATCCATGACCCAGTACGCCTAAAAACGCAGCGTGCCCTTGCTGAAGCAAATGTTTAACCTTTCAAGCTGCAGATGAAAAGATTTCTCCCTCAGCCTTTGTGAGCCGGGGACTGCGTAAGGATTCATATCTACATATTCTGcacaaactgaaatgaaaacaatctgtggggcagctgtaattgcagtcTCAGTGAAGGAAGAAAATTAattatttggcagaaatgaaTCGGCACTCTTTGCTTTGTACTTTCTGATTATTAATTTGCTCTCCCATAGTGATAGCCGGGATTGAGGCTGGCTAACAAGCGGATTAAAAAACGATTTCTCAGAGGAATTGTAAataggtttacacagctacacacTGCACCTGcaaattgaaaaaaagaaaatgtttaaatgccTTCTTCGCACTTCTTTTATCCGTACTTGCAGCACATCCATCAGCTGTAATTTCATAACGTGTAGGCAGGCTTTCCTTTGCTTGATGTCATGTCAAAGGACTCCTCTGGGCgatctctctctgcttctccgAGGCAGGAGTGAAAGCTCTGTTGTGATCAACACCAGGCTTGATTCCTGTCCATCTTTGAAGACCCTCTGCTGTCGCTTAAATCTCATTCCGCCTTGACCCTTTCATGCCTGTGCTGCACACAGCAGACTCACGAATGTTGGCTTTCAGGTATAATAAACCATAGCCCAGCACAAAGCCCTGCCTAGGCACAAGCAGTTTTGAGCTGCTGGAGCAATTATTTCCCACAGAAGAAAAGGAAGCGTGTGAATAATTAAGGCAGAACTGATATCTTTTTCTAATCTGTTTTTCTATTATTACAGCGCACTAACactggtttgtttttcattctgcGAGCCTcatgaaaagcttttttttcttccccccatTGCATTGTTAACTCGCATAAGTTGCCGTGACAATAAAATTAAACAGTACTAAAGATATGACGGCATTCTTTGTCTGCTGTGAGAAGAAGCTACCCTATAAAGAGAACTTTTCCTCTCCTCACCAGCCAGAGGGCTTATGCTTCTGTTTTTCCCCTTTACCGCTTTCCTCTTTGGACCCAGGAAATTGATTTAGACCTATGGTTaaacactttctgtaaatcatAATAATATGCTTAGGTATTGATTACCCTTCTAGTGGTACTCTGAGAGCAACCAACAGATTCATTGTCTGAGATGGGTTTTAATTAACCCCTCCCTTTCCTAAGCCCCAGAAAGGTCTAATGAGGGCACAGGAGGTCTTAACTGAGATTTGCATACATTACAGTCTCATAGAAAAGCATCAGAAAAGGTCCATTCCTATCCCTCCAGCTCTAGCCTGTCAATTCTGGGCCCTTATGAAGGGTGCAAACTGTATTTATTGAGGCAGAGGATGAAGAGGTGGaatgaggaggagggggaggaggaggaggaaggggcCGGCTGGAAAAACTCTCAGGGCACAGCTCACTTCTTATTCTCTAAACAAAATGTCCGATTTCTTTTCCAGCTTCACCCTTTCGCTCTTTGCTCCCATTTCAGGGTCAAGCCGACTGTCAGATCTGGAGCCAATTTTCTTCTGTGCATTAAAATGCATTGAATATTTAAGAATAAAATGGGTTATAGTGTAAGGGCCCAGACAGGCTCCAAATAACAAGCCTATGGTTGAAAAGCAGCATAGTATAAATCAAAGTGCCACTGAGACCCCGGAGAAAGTGCAGAGTAAACAAACTGGTCTTTCCCATGACTCCTGTGGGATCGCAGGTCCTCATCGATCACTGGCCAGTCGCAGAGATCAGACCACTAAGGCTTTCTCTGAATATTCTGCAGTGTATATGATGTAGACAAGGAAAAACATGGTTCACACCCCAGGAGCTGCAGGCTTATATCACTTTTGAAAAATTGCTACTAGGTTAAAGGCTGGTCCTCCTCAGGTGCGCTGCTGAGCAATGCTAGCAATGTGTTAAGATAACACACTGTGCTGGCTAAAATCtattataaataaacatgccacacatgcacacacaaaaacagtgaGCAGTACTGCACCGCTACAACTGTACACAATGTGCTggatttttctttaaacatgCAGGAAATACTGTATGTCCTCAATCTGACAAGCTAAGCGACAGTTTTCGCCCCGAGGTATCCAGCAAATGCCAAATCTGTCTCCATCTCCTGTAACTGACATCATAAAATGTCATGCGGCGCTAAGAACCCATTGTTTACTCCTGGTGAAAACTGATCCACAGTCAGCTTAGGCTGTGGAAATCGGCACAGATGAGTTTGATGGTGAATTGATGTGAACTGATCCTAAAAACATCAACTTCACACTATCAAAAGAAGCCAGAGCTCTCTAATGAGGACAAACTGATCCGACCTATATTCGTCTCAATGGAAGCGTGAGGAAtagaccttttctttttttccattcctAACTCATAAAACCAGAAGTCTGTTCAGTCGGCACCTACACGATCAACCATTATGGTGGTGTCAACCCGCTGTAATTAAAAGATAAGGAAGACACAGACTAGATTGAAAGTACTCCACATATAAATAGCACACCCGTGGGTGATTCTCCTTGAAGATGTCACTTTCAGCAGGATTAATGAAACCAGTCCATATTCCCTTGCTCCCCCAGCCGCTGCCCTGGACAAAAGGATCAGAATTACAAGGACACTCTGTGTCTGCTCCTCGCCAAACTGTCGCCATCCTCCACCCTCACATAACCAGCAAGTTCACTTCATCTTGAGCATGATCCTGCATTACAAACAATCATTAATACTGAAATCCTCTCGAGATTTTATGGGTTGTAGCTTGACCCCTTTAAATATCATTGACCCTCTAAGTGATCACCTGTAATTGAACCCTGGGGAGGACACATTCGTTCCCAGGCTCCCCGATGCAGCTGGAGCAGGTGTGTTTTGTCATCAACTGCATGCCAGTCTAAGCTCTCCGTGCATGCGCTAATACCCTCTGACAATGACACTAGGGGACCACACACATGCCACATCAGACTTTATCTCAATTAAAAACCCattttcatatttctccatGACTTCCTAGATCAGCCACAGCAAGTAAACACCCCCAAATCCGAATAAAGACAGGCTCCTCTGGCAATGAAATGGGTTCCCGTGAGGCGCACCAAGTCCTTAATGAACCTCCAATTAGGAGAGAATGAGCCCTGGGCTCTGCTGTCACACGGAGGAGCTTTGAAGTGCACTGAATGCTAAACAGCAATAGCACTGTATACTTTAGAGGGCATACAGTTTTCAGACAACAGCGAACAACCACATGGAGAAAGTGTACAAAAGTAGCTCAAAGGCAGCTcgcagtgtgtgcgtgtgtgggtgtAGCTCTCACACAGAGAGGAGTGCAGAAACTGAGCCGGGCAAGCTAAAGCAAAGGTCCTAATGCTGGTTAGATGCTCAGGTAGATATTTTAACTTGTCTTTCCTCAGGCAAGTTTAGCTTAATGAGTTTTCAGAGTACACACAGAATATCATCAGCTTCTGCACATTACAGGGAATGCTAGTTTACTCCCTCCAAAAGTGGACAGTTTATGATGAATTGGTTCAGTCGTGCAAAACCCTTTATAATTTCATTCAATTCGTGCTGGGACTACAAAGGAGTTATACTCCAGCACTGTAACTGGTGCAGACAGGCTACTTTTGTAATTTACATGGttttctttattcatttttttgtttttggtcttcagttcagtttaattcCATTACGTTTC contains the following coding sequences:
- the tspan18b gene encoding tetraspanin-18b, giving the protein MGQGEASARGTTMEGDCLSCIKYLMFVFNFLIFLGGSFLLGVGVWVLVDPTGFREIVATNPLLFTGVYIILGMGGMLFLLGFLGCCGAIRENKCLLLFFFMLILLIFLAELAAAILAFIFREHLTREYFTKELKKHYQGYNNSDVFTSTWNAIMTTFDCCGVNSPEDFKESMFRMMNQNHVVPEACCQRAGQTAESAYTSQEQCLSGNMMFRNNKGCYSAVVDYFELYIYVAGALAIVVLTIELFAMVFAMCLFRGIQ